The genome window AGCTCGCGGAGATCGCCGAGGTGCAGGCGGAGCGGCTCGAGGTGGAGACGAAGGCCCGCGACGTGCGGATCCGGGTCGCCGACCTCAGCGCCGCGCAGACGAAGGCCGAGGCCGACGTCGAGGCCGTCCGCGCCCGTCGCCGCCGCGACCAGGAGCGGATGGATGCCGGCAGCATCGGCGACCCGAAGGCGCTCTCGGCGATGACCCACGAGCTGCAGAACCTCGACCGTCGGATCAGCGTCCTCGAGGACGAGGAGCTCGAGGTCATGGAGCAGCTCGAGGCGGCGCAGTCTGTGCTCTCCGACCTGGAGGAGCTGCTGTCGACGTACGACGACAGGCTGGCGGCCCTCGCCGCGAGCCGTGACGGACGAGAGGCCGAGCTGCACCAGCAGTTGGCCGACGTGCTCGCCGAGCGGCCGTTCGCGACAGACGGGATGCCTGAGGACCTGCTGGCGCTCTACGAGCGGATCCGCGAGTCCAAGGGCGGCGGCGCCGCCGAGCTGCGCGCTC of Nocardioides sp. Kera G14 contains these proteins:
- a CDS encoding zinc ribbon domain-containing protein; amino-acid sequence: MKSDPFAQLKLLDLQELDSKALQLRTAAARIPELAEIAEVQAERLEVETKARDVRIRVADLSAAQTKAEADVEAVRARRRRDQERMDAGSIGDPKALSAMTHELQNLDRRISVLEDEELEVMEQLEAAQSVLSDLEELLSTYDDRLAALAASRDGREAELHQQLADVLAERPFATDGMPEDLLALYERIRESKGGGAAELRARQCTGCGITLDAAELSRIRGLPSDEVVRCEECGRILVRTAESGL